The following proteins come from a genomic window of Candidatus Hydrogenedentota bacterium:
- a CDS encoding UPF0104 family protein — protein MPKQDSITKDSAETVSFLNWEKRWLRVFRIAVLLLFAALTLYGIYQMSRHNWQEITAFWFFRYRLLLLLFLFATLDIAMDAVVWNGILRQQGVRLRLGRGLLLFLSGYAGLFMPVQMGRFFRATELSRIYGVSLAVATKTEITLLLFVAISSVSVFFGSFFWTIQPSIALVLPFLLTAAALFILSSAVHFIPFLSKQLPHAYLRRPATFMLCSLTGIGWFLNGFILFLICREITTTLLLSHTIMIVTSNLFVGIISGLPGGVGITESYIGGLMYWLSAPPEHLVLAIGVFRILTFWIWIPIGWLALLMNHLLFGIAKDKIKPKGEAIGRTS, from the coding sequence ATGCCAAAACAAGATTCCATTACCAAAGACAGCGCTGAAACCGTCTCTTTTTTGAATTGGGAAAAGAGATGGCTTCGTGTATTTCGCATTGCCGTTTTACTGCTCTTTGCCGCATTAACGCTTTACGGCATCTACCAAATGAGCCGTCATAATTGGCAAGAAATAACTGCTTTTTGGTTTTTCCGCTATCGGCTCCTGTTGTTGCTCTTCCTCTTTGCGACTTTAGATATAGCCATGGATGCCGTAGTTTGGAATGGTATTTTACGACAACAGGGCGTCCGACTTAGATTAGGACGAGGTCTCCTTCTTTTTTTAAGCGGCTATGCCGGTCTTTTTATGCCTGTACAAATGGGCCGTTTCTTTCGTGCTACCGAGTTATCACGAATCTACGGCGTATCCCTCGCTGTAGCGACAAAAACAGAAATTACGCTGCTATTGTTTGTAGCAATCTCGTCCGTATCGGTATTTTTTGGATCATTTTTTTGGACTATACAACCGAGTATTGCCTTGGTGCTGCCCTTCCTATTGACAGCGGCCGCCTTGTTTATTTTGTCTTCGGCAGTTCACTTCATCCCCTTCTTATCGAAACAGCTTCCACATGCCTATTTACGCCGTCCCGCCACTTTTATGCTATGTTCGTTGACCGGTATCGGTTGGTTTTTGAATGGTTTTATTTTGTTTTTGATCTGCCGAGAAATCACGACTACGCTCCTGCTGTCTCATACGATTATGATTGTGACGTCTAATCTTTTCGTAGGCATCATAAGCGGTCTTCCCGGCGGCGTTGGAATCACAGAAAGTTATATTGGCGGACTCATGTATTGGTTATCTGCGCCTCCGGAGCATCTGGTTTTGGCTATTGGTGTCTTTCGCATTCTTACATTTTGGATCTGGATTCCTATCGGCTGGCTCGCCTTATTAATGAACCATCTTTTATTTGGGATCGCTAAGGATAAAATAAAACCAAAGGGTGAGGCAATCGGTCGAACTTCGTAA
- a CDS encoding sulfatase-like hydrolase/transferase — translation MEKSSYKKVLWITADEFRPDCIGAAGNTLIQTPNLDLLAREGVLFKNAFCQGSPCAPSRSCMHTGRYLCSTGVLDNLTPLADAHDSLPALVSEHGCKAAIAGYNDYARDPAILPEGHPHRNALSYDHFLPGYEVVLKHDYDSPEWYQWLQEKGYAADDCNRETMYSHQIPTEGRGGHLPLYFPAHYKAEHSEARFVTEKAIRYLQSQEKNDWLFSLNYIKPHGPYICPDPYHALYSPEDMTEPLRRPQELENDHPYISRCRNDWAQTELKIESEWRELRACYYGMISELDHCIGLLFDYLKQSGQWEETLSIFTADHGTYLGDHYLAGKPHFYDAAIHVPMIIRDPDSAADPLRGHAAEGFIESVDIAPTICDFLGVPPHPRFQGKSVLPYLRGHEGASLKNEIFYEFYYYNLLRDTEGVCPEECRLWVVRDKAYKYVQFGEIAMPAQLFDLKKDPGEFDNVAALPSYAPVVAAYCQQLIRWRIRNEDCRQEQWARRYR, via the coding sequence ATGGAAAAAAGCTCCTATAAAAAAGTCCTGTGGATCACGGCAGATGAATTCAGACCTGATTGCATAGGCGCCGCGGGCAACACGCTCATCCAAACGCCGAATTTAGATCTTTTGGCACGAGAGGGGGTGCTTTTTAAAAATGCCTTCTGCCAAGGATCTCCGTGCGCGCCGAGCCGAAGTTGTATGCACACAGGGCGGTATTTGTGTTCCACCGGCGTTCTCGATAATTTAACACCCTTGGCCGATGCCCACGACAGTCTGCCCGCCCTTGTAAGTGAACACGGGTGCAAAGCGGCTATTGCCGGCTATAATGATTATGCCCGTGACCCTGCAATTTTACCCGAAGGTCACCCCCACCGAAACGCATTGAGCTATGATCATTTTTTACCGGGCTATGAAGTGGTACTCAAGCATGATTATGACAGCCCGGAATGGTATCAATGGCTTCAAGAAAAGGGCTATGCCGCAGACGATTGTAACCGTGAAACCATGTATAGCCATCAGATTCCTACTGAAGGCAGAGGCGGCCATTTGCCCCTCTATTTCCCCGCCCATTATAAAGCGGAACATAGTGAGGCACGCTTTGTAACAGAAAAGGCAATTCGCTATTTACAAAGCCAAGAAAAGAATGATTGGCTTTTCAGCCTCAATTATATTAAACCCCATGGGCCTTATATCTGTCCTGATCCCTATCATGCACTCTATTCGCCTGAGGATATGACGGAGCCGCTGAGACGCCCTCAAGAATTAGAGAATGATCACCCGTATATTTCCCGATGTCGCAACGATTGGGCACAAACAGAATTGAAGATTGAGTCGGAATGGCGCGAATTACGCGCCTGCTATTACGGCATGATTAGCGAATTGGATCACTGTATCGGATTGCTCTTTGATTATCTGAAGCAATCGGGACAATGGGAAGAGACACTGAGCATTTTCACGGCTGACCACGGCACGTATTTGGGCGATCACTATCTTGCCGGTAAACCCCATTTTTATGACGCCGCTATTCATGTCCCTATGATCATACGAGATCCTGATTCTGCCGCAGATCCTCTCCGTGGTCATGCAGCGGAAGGCTTCATCGAAAGTGTTGACATTGCGCCCACGATCTGCGACTTCCTCGGTGTGCCCCCACACCCCCGTTTTCAAGGCAAAAGCGTATTGCCCTATCTGCGAGGCCATGAAGGCGCCTCCTTAAAAAATGAAATCTTCTATGAGTTTTATTATTACAATCTATTGCGTGATACAGAGGGTGTCTGTCCGGAGGAATGCCGCTTGTGGGTTGTTCGCGATAAGGCGTATAAATATGTTCAATTCGGAGAAATAGCCATGCCCGCTCAACTCTTTGATTTGAAAAAGGATCCGGGCGAATTTGACAATGTGGCGGCATTGCCTTCCTATGCTCCTGTGGTGGCGGCTTATTGCCAACAATTGATTCGGTGGCGAATACGAAACGAAGATTGCCGACAGGAACAATGGGCGCGACGCTATCGATAG